A stretch of the Acanthopagrus latus isolate v.2019 chromosome 9, fAcaLat1.1, whole genome shotgun sequence genome encodes the following:
- the itga4 gene encoding integrin alpha-4, protein MCPPAGGVCARSTLILVQVLVLVLVHCTAGYNLDQDHSMEFSGPSSSMFGYSVLLHRHGSHNWLVVGAPVANSSSIPSVRSPGAVFRCEITAENRRCHHMHSDVLSCGKTCEADSNHQWLGVSLSRQPGDNGGHILACAHRWKNVFYSKKDSQNHKLPNGVCYRYGNDLTHAQPIIPCYRDHQRKFGEDYGSCQAGISNFLTEDLIIMGAPGTSYWTGSVLVFNTSSGGMSVYLDDETGAVSFGSYLGYSVGAGHFQSPASMEVVGGAPQYNQKGKVFIFTVDKSMLRVVSEVSGKELGSYFGSSVCAVDLNADGLSDLLVGAPMATGIAREEGRVHVYINQGQANLLEAEFQLSGGDAYAARFGETIADLGDLDDDGYPDVAVGAPQEDDLKGAVYIYNGRSDGISPTPSQRITGSTLGRNLRMFGQSLSSGIDIDHNGYMDVAVGAFLSDSAVVLRTRPVIQVKASLALPEQIDPQMALCRDHKNPAVCFNVTVCFSVKSRHFKGVIELQYNLTADLLHKPSFPHRFYFHGNGSSNSTRGRVRTRHGQLACTTHVAYQRKDVRDIFTPVKFEVSYSHRETHTQRGSSKNFPPLKPILQQSAGHQNTITNQTWFARSCSLVNCSTNMQLSAELVLPHQQEYFALGSGQTITLKTLLLNSGDDAFLPRLTLRFPSNIQYIKVLQNQDNVVSCDVTQDVNSTTVGVDCGVTSLLLAANAQLNISFLLDVSQNSTPGDIIIHVTTSSDNYEREEYLHDNSISLPLPLKYGVNVNVHGFVTPTSFVFGDEDLTPVDCYSEIFNYTYKVLNSGPSRSLNTVVDITLPKILSPYKHRLLQVVDWQSSHGVCSMSDTTVSVIEDCDVPEASFIKQLIFFFSSTSTRRMFCGRGDELCERLVCHLGNLEVGREASIQLEIRLNPAVLLQAPGRHGIMRMESTAMLSNPKEDPHTILIHGQPVAQVVVEALFTQKPSTIVKVFIIVVSLVLGLLILAALIWCLWKAGFFKREFQKKEEEELKRDSWDYVPKLNKRQSTS, encoded by the exons ATGTGTCCCCCGGCgggtggtgtgtgtgcacgcagcaCCCTGATCTTGGTtcaggtcctggtcctggtcttggTCCACTGCACAGCAGGATACAATCTGGATCAGGACCACAGTATGGAGTTCAGcggcccctcctcctccatgtttggATACTCAGTCCTGCTGCATCGCCATGGATCTCACAACTG GTTGGTGGTTGGAGCTCCAGTAGCGAACTCATCCTCCATTCCGTCGGTTCGATCTCCAGGAGCTGTCTTCCGCTGTGAGATCACTGCTGAGAATCGCCGCTGCCACCACATGcattcag ATGTGCTGAGCTGTGGGAAGACGTGTGAAGCAGACAGCAATCACCAGTGGCTGGGAGTCAGTCTGTCCAGACAACCTGGAGACAATGGAGGACACATcctg GCATGTGCTCACCGCTGGAAGAATGTCTTCTACTCTAAGAAAGACAGTCAGAATCACAAGCTGCCGAACGGAGTCTGTTATCGCTACGGCAATGACCTAACACATGCCCAACCCATCATCCCCTGCTATAGAg ACCACCAGAGGAAGTTTGGTGAGGATTATGGGTCCTGTCAGGCTGGTATTTCCAACTTCCTGACAGAG gATTTGATCATCATGGGGGCTCCAGGGACATCTTATTGGACGGGTTCAGTTCTGGTGTTTAACACGTCCAGTGGAGGGATGTCTGTGTACCTAGATGATGAAACTGGAGCTGTCAGCTTCGGAAGCTACCTCG GTTACTCTGTCGGAGCAGGTCACTTCCAGAGTCCTGCTTCTATGGAGGTGGTGGGTGGAGCTCCGCAATACAACCAGAAGGGCAAG GTCTTTATCTTCACTGTAGACAAAAGCATGCTGCGGGTTGTCTCCGAAGTATCTGGAAAAGAG ctggGATCTTACTTCGgctcgagtgtgtgtgcggtggATCTGAACGCTGATGGTCTGTCAGATCTGCTGGTCGGCGCTCCTATGGCGACGGGCATTGCtagggaggagggaagagtcCATGTGTACATCAACCAGGGGCAG GCAAATCTATTGGAGGCAGAGTTTCAGCTGAGTGGCGGGGACGCCTACGCCGCCCGGTTTGGAGAGACCATCGCTGACCTGGGAGACCTGGACGATGACGGTTACCCTG atgtggcAGTTGGTGCCCCACAGGAAGATGACCTTAAAGGAGCTGTTTACATTTACAATGGCAGGAGTGATGGCATCTCACCAACTCCATCTCAG AGGATAACTGGATCCACGCTGGGTCGAAACCTCAGGATGTTCGGCCAGTCGCTGAGCTCTGGCATTGACATAGATCATAACGGCTACATGG atgtGGCTGTTGGTGCGTTCCTCTCAGACTCGGCTGTTGTTCTCAG GACCCGACCAGTGATTCAGGTGAAGGCGTCTCTGGCTCTGCCTGAGCAGATTGACCCGCAGATGGCGCTATGTCGAGACCACAAAAATCCTGCTGTCTGCTTCAATGTCACTGTCTGCTTCAGTGTCAAGTCCAGGCATTTCAAAGGAGTTATAG aacTTCAATATAATTTGACCGCTGACCTCCTCCACAAGCCATCCTTCCCTCATCGTTTCTATTTCCATGGTAATGGGTCATCCAATAGCACAAGGGGGCGTGTGAGAACACGACACGGCCAGCTCGCTTGTACAACACATGTGGCCTACCAAAGG AAAGATGTGAGGGACATTTTTACTCCGGTCAAGTTTGAGGTTTCCTATagtcacagagaaacacacacccAAAGAGGCTCTTCCAAAAACTTCCCTCCATTGAAACCCATTCTGCAGCAGAGCGCAGGACACCAGAACACTATCACCAACCAG ACTTGGTTTGCTCGATCCTGTTCTCTGGTGAACTGTTCGACCAACATGCAGCTGTCGGCTGAACTAGTGCTACCACA tcaGCAGGAATATTTTGCTCTTGGCTCTGGACAGACCATCACGTTGAAAACCTTGTTACTGAACTCGGGAGACGACGCCTTCTTGCCACGACTGACACTGCGTTTCCCCAGCAACATCCAGTACATTAAAGTACTGCAGAAT caagACAACGTGGTcagttgtgatgtcacacaggacGTCAATAGTACAACTGTGGGAGTTGACTGCGGTGTCACCAGCCTCCTCCTCGCCGCCAACGCCCAG TTGAATATTAGCTTCCTCTTGGACGTGAGTCAGAACAGCACAcctggtgacatcatcattcACGTCACTACCAGCAG TGATAACTATGAGAGGGAGGAGTATCTCCATGACAACTCCATCagccttcctcttcctctcaagTATGGAGTCAACGTCAATGTCCATGG GTTCGTGACGCCCACCTCATTTGTGTTTGGAGATGAAGACCTGACTCCAGTTGACTGCTACTCTGAAATATTCAACTACACATACAAG gtgttAAACTCCGGTCCCAGCAGGTCTCTTAATACTGTGGTTGACATTACTCTACCAAAGATCCTCTCACCttacaaacacagactgctgcaGGTGGTCGACTGGCAG TCGTCTCACGGTGTGTGTTCAATGAGTGACACAACTGTTTCAGTCATTGAGGACTGTGATGTGCCTGAAGCTTCCTTCATCAAACagctcatcttcttcttctcctccacctccacccgcAGAATG ttttgtGGCCGAGGTGACGAGCTGTGTGAGCGGCTGGTGTGTCATCTCGGTAACCTGGAGGTGGGGAGAGAGGCCAGTATCCAGCTGGAGATCAGACTGAACCCTGCTGTACTGCTGCAAGCTccg GGTCGTCATGGTATCATGAGGATGGAGAGTACTGCGATGCTGTCAAATCCAAAGGAAGATCCTCACACCATCCTCATCCATGGACAACCTGTAGCACAG GTTGTGGTGGAAGCTCTTTTTACCCAGAAACCCTCAACGATAGTGAAGGTCTTCATCATCGTTGTCAGTTTAGTTTTGGGTCTGCTGATCCTGGCTGCTCTCATCTGGTGTCTGTGGAAG GCTGGTTTCTTTAAGAGGGAGTtccagaagaaggaggaggaggagttgaaGAGAGACAGCTGGGACTATGTTCCTAAGCTCAACAAAAGACAGAGCACTTCCTAA